The proteins below are encoded in one region of Deinococcus ruber:
- a CDS encoding carbohydrate ABC transporter permease, with product MELPQTAAKSAPPALTSRAGSRKTGQLRNGGLRWALLGPALVVILVTVVYPLASSLITSFRDWRLIYSPTPGAFVGAANYARALTDAGFLNSLRVSGEYMLMSVSLTLLFGLGIALILSKPTPLNIFTRALLIFPFAVAPVLKGYSWRFMLNPDYGVYAKMIGTVIPPLKGYIWLGHEFSALLSIVMSEVWGWAPLFALMFIGALGSIPSETTEAAKVDGATSTQIFFRITLPLLAPVIYIVALLKIISAFKMFDQVAIMTGGGPGDSTQTLYFYVYQVAFRNLDMGYASAVSYILVAIMGLLAFLYVRVLLRDH from the coding sequence ATGGAACTTCCCCAAACAGCCGCCAAGAGTGCGCCGCCCGCCCTGACGAGCCGCGCCGGGAGCCGCAAGACCGGGCAGCTCAGAAACGGTGGACTCCGCTGGGCGCTGCTCGGCCCGGCCCTGGTGGTCATTCTGGTCACGGTGGTGTATCCGCTGGCGTCGTCGCTGATTACGTCGTTCCGCGACTGGCGACTGATCTATTCGCCCACGCCCGGAGCCTTCGTGGGAGCCGCCAATTACGCCCGCGCCCTGACCGACGCCGGATTTCTCAACAGCCTGCGCGTCAGCGGCGAATACATGCTGATGTCGGTGAGCCTGACGCTGCTATTCGGGCTGGGCATCGCCCTGATTCTTTCCAAACCCACGCCGCTCAATATCTTCACCCGCGCCCTGCTGATCTTTCCCTTCGCGGTGGCCCCGGTGCTCAAGGGCTACAGCTGGCGCTTCATGCTCAATCCGGATTACGGCGTGTACGCCAAGATGATCGGCACCGTGATTCCGCCGCTCAAGGGCTATATCTGGCTGGGGCACGAGTTCAGCGCCCTGCTGAGCATCGTGATGTCGGAAGTGTGGGGCTGGGCACCGCTGTTCGCCCTGATGTTCATCGGCGCGCTGGGGTCTATTCCCTCCGAGACGACCGAGGCCGCCAAGGTGGACGGCGCGACCAGCACGCAGATTTTCTTCCGCATCACCCTGCCGCTGCTGGCTCCGGTCATCTATATCGTGGCGCTCCTCAAGATCATCTCGGCCTTCAAAATGTTCGATCAGGTGGCGATCATGACCGGCGGCGGCCCCGGCGACTCGACCCAGACGCTGTATTTTTACGTGTACCAGGTGGCCTTTCGCAACCTCGACATGGGCTACGCCTCGGCGGTGTCGTACATCCTGGTGGCGATCATGGGGCTGCTGGCCTTTCTGTACGTGCGCGTGCTGCTGAGGGATCACTGA